TCCCAGGGGCTCCGCCCCAGACCCCGCGCCTCAAACTCCCCCAGACTCCGTCTGGGGACCCCCAGGCGGGGCTGAGATCAGCCCCGCCGCGCGGCCCGACCCCCGGTCAGGCGGCGACGCCCAGGGCGTGGCCCGCCGTCGAGGGGTCGGTCAGGGTGGTCAGCAGGGCGTCCGCGACATCGGCCCGGGCGATGACCTTGCCGCCGGGGACGTTGGCGTCGAGGGCGCGGCGGTAGGTCCCGGTGCGGGGCCGGTTCAGCAGGCGCGGCGGGCGGACCACCGTCCACTGGGCCCGGCTCGCGCCGATCGCGGCCTCCATGACCGCCAGGTCCGCGTACAGATCGCGCAGGGCCCGCCGCAGCAGCGGGTAGACCACCCAGCGCACGAGCGCGCCGTCCTCCGGGGCGTCCGGCGCGAGCGGCGCGGCGCTGACCGCGGACAGCCGGCTCACCCCGGCCCGGTCCATCGCGGAGACGATGGCCCGTAGGGCCGGTCCGGCGATCGGGGTCAGCCGGGCCTGCTTGTTGTTGGCGGGGCCGAGGGCCGAGACCACCGCCTCCCGGCCCGCCAGGACGGGAACCAGCGCGTCCTCGTCGGTCAGGTCGGCCACCACGGCCACCCGCAGGCGGTCGTGCGCGGGCACGTCCAGCCGGGCCGGGTCGCGTACCACCGCCGTCACCTCGTGGCCCGCTCCCAGGGCCTGCCGGACCACTTCCCGGCCGACGCCGCCCGTGGCTCCGAACACCGTGATCTTCATCGTGGACCCCCGTGGAAAGTGGTGGGTGAGTATTCACTCACCCTTGTGTCCACTAGGGTGAGTGAATGCCCACCCCGAAGTCAAGCCGCCCCACCCCCGAGCGGCTGCTGGACGCCGCCGAGACCCTCATGCGCACCATCGGCCTCGCCAACACCACCACCAAGGCCATCGCCCGCGAGGCGGGCTGCTCGGAGGCCGCCCTCTACAAGCACTACGCCAACAAGGAAGAGCTGTTCGTGCGCGTGCTGATGGAGCGCACCCCGAACGCCGGGCCGCTCATGACCGCCCTCACCGCCGACCCGGGAGAGGGCGGGGTCGAGGAGGCGCTGGCCGACATCGCCCGCCACGCCTCGCTCTTCTACGCCGAGGCCATGCCGATGGCCGCCTCGCTCTTCGCCGAGCCCGCCCTGCTCACCCGCCACCGCGAGGGGGTCCAGGAGATCGGCGCCGGACCGCACGTGGTCCTCGACGCCCTGGACGGGCGGCTGCGCCGCGAACTCGCCGCCGGCCGGCTCCGGGAGGACGCCGACCCCCGGTCCGCCGCGGCGCTGCTGCTCGGCGCCTGCTTCCAGCGGGCCTTCTTCCTGCACTTCTCCGGCGCCGAGGTGGTCCAGCCGGTCGAGGAGTTCGCCCCGGCCGTCGCCCGGACCCTGTGGGCCGCTATCGGCTGAGCTCCAGCTCGGCCGCGTACGGG
The Streptomyces sp. NBC_00091 genome window above contains:
- a CDS encoding NAD(P)-dependent oxidoreductase; the encoded protein is MKITVFGATGGVGREVVRQALGAGHEVTAVVRDPARLDVPAHDRLRVAVVADLTDEDALVPVLAGREAVVSALGPANNKQARLTPIAGPALRAIVSAMDRAGVSRLSAVSAAPLAPDAPEDGALVRWVVYPLLRRALRDLYADLAVMEAAIGASRAQWTVVRPPRLLNRPRTGTYRRALDANVPGGKVIARADVADALLTTLTDPSTAGHALGVAA
- a CDS encoding TetR/AcrR family transcriptional regulator; its protein translation is MPTPKSSRPTPERLLDAAETLMRTIGLANTTTKAIAREAGCSEAALYKHYANKEELFVRVLMERTPNAGPLMTALTADPGEGGVEEALADIARHASLFYAEAMPMAASLFAEPALLTRHREGVQEIGAGPHVVLDALDGRLRRELAAGRLREDADPRSAAALLLGACFQRAFFLHFSGAEVVQPVEEFAPAVARTLWAAIG